The following coding sequences are from one Paenibacillus sp. JDR-2 window:
- a CDS encoding HAD family hydrolase, which translates to MGKQAVLFDLDDTLLWDDRSVKEAFEATCQAGAEAAGVDPEQLEEAVRKEARALYESYETFPFTKMIGINPFEGLWANFREGEQEEFRKLEQLAPGYRKEAWTRGLRALGVDNEELGAKLAEQFPAERRKRPLVYDETFRVLDALKGKYKLLLLTNGSPDLQREKLAGVPELTPYFDHIIISGEYGEGKPAASIFRHAMERLGIEPDHGIMVGDKLTTDILGANTVGMTSVWVNRHGAVRNDEIIPSHEIAHLEELLLLLEQ; encoded by the coding sequence ATGGGGAAGCAAGCCGTTCTATTTGATCTTGACGATACGCTGTTGTGGGATGACCGCAGCGTAAAAGAAGCATTTGAAGCAACATGCCAAGCCGGTGCGGAAGCTGCCGGTGTTGATCCGGAGCAGCTTGAAGAAGCCGTACGTAAAGAAGCGCGTGCTCTTTATGAATCCTATGAGACGTTTCCGTTCACAAAGATGATCGGTATTAATCCGTTTGAAGGACTCTGGGCGAATTTCCGCGAAGGCGAGCAGGAAGAGTTCCGCAAGCTGGAGCAGCTTGCTCCGGGCTACCGCAAGGAAGCTTGGACTCGCGGCCTGCGTGCACTTGGCGTGGATAACGAAGAGCTAGGCGCTAAGTTGGCGGAGCAATTCCCTGCGGAACGTCGCAAACGTCCGCTTGTCTATGATGAAACGTTCCGCGTGTTGGATGCGCTTAAAGGAAAGTACAAGCTGCTTCTGCTGACTAACGGATCCCCGGATCTGCAGCGCGAGAAGCTTGCCGGCGTTCCTGAGCTGACTCCTTACTTTGATCACATCATAATCTCGGGCGAGTATGGTGAGGGCAAGCCTGCCGCTTCCATCTTCCGTCATGCCATGGAGCGTCTCGGAATCGAGCCGGACCACGGCATTATGGTTGGCGACAAGCTGACTACCGATATTCTAGGTGCGAATACGGTTGGCATGACATCCGTATGGGTGAACCGTCATGGTGCGGTACGTAATGACGAAATCATTCCATCGCATGAGATTGCTCATCTGGAAGAACTGCTGTTGCTTCTCGAGCAATAA
- a CDS encoding LysM peptidoglycan-binding domain-containing protein: MIMNPSFYKSIHKEEAAKSFILRGQQIQRHAFKLIVCAAVFILLFTSFLMMRTNASSNHIQEAAANEQTVIVTAGDTLWGIADRFTEGSKDIRQYIYKIKERNQLSSVELRPGQVLIIPQ, translated from the coding sequence ATGATCATGAATCCGTCTTTTTATAAAAGTATCCATAAGGAAGAAGCCGCTAAATCGTTCATACTGCGGGGTCAACAAATTCAGCGTCATGCTTTTAAACTTATTGTTTGTGCTGCAGTGTTCATTCTTCTTTTTACCAGCTTCCTCATGATGCGTACAAATGCATCGTCCAATCATATTCAAGAGGCTGCAGCTAATGAGCAGACGGTAATTGTTACGGCGGGGGATACGTTGTGGGGAATTGCAGATCGTTTTACTGAGGGTTCCAAGGACATTAGACAGTACATATACAAGATTAAGGAACGTAACCAATTAAGCTCGGTAGAGCTTCGGCCAGGACAGGTATTAATTATTCCTCAATAG
- the hflX gene encoding GTPase HflX, with amino-acid sequence MREKTFNTTATMLERAVLVSLVTPNIKRGISDPEHSLEELVALAETAGTEVLTTMVQNKEAPDTKWFIGKGKVEELRAIADELGATTAIFDQELSGAQVRNLEETLDLKIVDRTQLILDIFAQRAKTREGIIQVELAQLSYLLPRLSGHGKNLSRLGGGIGTRGPGESKLETDRRHIRGRITDLKAQLDEVVRHRKLHRERRKKSGVIQVALVGYTNAGKSTLLRELTSADVYVENQLFATLDPTSRTLELPNGREVVLTDTVGFIQNLPHDLVAAFRATLEEVLEADLVLHVVDGSSPMREEQMRVVEQILGDLGAAGTASLTIYNKKDLCEVNHVELPTSGTDTLVISAYQKDDLELVRNKIQDKLTGDTVTFTLPADRGDLIALAYRSGEVVGNDVSEDGESLRLTVQVSRQAYEQNGYKLQPYLE; translated from the coding sequence ATGCGAGAGAAAACATTTAATACGACGGCTACCATGCTGGAACGCGCCGTATTGGTCAGCCTGGTTACCCCTAATATTAAGCGTGGCATTAGCGACCCGGAGCATTCGCTCGAAGAGCTGGTTGCGCTTGCCGAGACGGCGGGGACCGAAGTGCTGACTACGATGGTGCAAAATAAAGAAGCTCCCGATACTAAGTGGTTTATTGGCAAGGGGAAGGTCGAAGAATTAAGAGCAATCGCCGACGAATTGGGAGCAACCACGGCGATTTTTGACCAAGAGCTGTCCGGTGCGCAGGTTCGGAATCTGGAAGAAACGCTGGATCTGAAGATTGTGGACCGGACGCAGCTTATTTTGGATATTTTCGCGCAACGGGCGAAGACGCGCGAAGGGATCATTCAGGTTGAGCTGGCACAGCTCAGCTATTTGCTTCCGCGTTTGTCGGGCCACGGCAAGAATCTGTCGCGGCTTGGCGGCGGGATCGGAACAAGAGGCCCCGGTGAATCCAAGCTAGAGACAGACCGGCGGCATATTAGAGGCCGTATTACCGATCTGAAGGCACAGCTGGATGAAGTGGTCCGCCACCGCAAGCTGCACCGGGAGAGAAGGAAGAAATCCGGCGTTATTCAGGTTGCGCTCGTAGGCTATACGAATGCCGGGAAATCTACGCTGCTCCGGGAGCTGACAAGCGCTGATGTTTACGTTGAGAATCAGCTGTTCGCCACTCTTGATCCGACTTCCCGTACGCTTGAACTGCCAAACGGCCGCGAGGTTGTTTTGACGGATACGGTTGGTTTTATTCAGAACCTTCCTCATGACCTTGTGGCGGCGTTCCGCGCGACGCTGGAGGAAGTGCTTGAGGCTGATCTGGTGCTCCATGTCGTTGACGGCAGCTCGCCAATGCGCGAGGAGCAGATGAGAGTTGTGGAACAGATTCTTGGCGATCTTGGAGCTGCGGGTACGGCTAGCTTAACGATCTATAATAAAAAAGATCTATGTGAAGTAAATCATGTGGAATTGCCGACATCAGGCACGGATACGCTTGTTATCAGCGCTTATCAAAAAGATGATCTTGAGCTGGTGCGGAATAAAATTCAGGATAAATTGACCGGTGACACGGTTACCTTTACCCTGCCGGCCGATCGCGGCGACCTCATTGCGCTTGCGTACCGCAGCGGGGAAGTAGTGGGCAATGATGTGAGCGAGGATGGTGAATCCTTGCGTCTGACCGTGCAGGTAAGCCGCCAGGCTTATGAACAAAACGGTTATAAGCTTCAGCCGTATTTAGAATAA
- a CDS encoding DUF896 domain-containing protein, with protein sequence MEEVIARINELSRKNKTVGLTEEEIAERAVLRQKYLENFKRNFRQQLDSIEIVDGDPNDVAH encoded by the coding sequence GTGGAAGAAGTCATCGCGCGAATTAATGAATTATCCCGTAAAAATAAAACGGTAGGTTTGACTGAAGAGGAAATTGCGGAACGTGCCGTATTGCGTCAGAAATATTTGGAGAATTTCAAAAGGAATTTCCGCCAGCAGTTGGATTCAATTGAGATTGTAGACGGCGATCCAAACGATGTTGCTCATTAA
- the lexA gene encoding transcriptional repressor LexA, whose product MSKISNRQQSILEFIKNEVRDKGYPPSVREIGEAVGLASSSTVHGHLDRLEKKGLIRRDPTKPRAIEILDQDGVDGIILPAVAQVPIVGKVTAGVPITATENIEEYFPLSAHFVGDDEVFILNVMGDSMIEAGIHNGDYVIVRQQQTANNGDIVVAMTEDDEATVKTFYKEKDHIRLQPENSTMEPIRLNNVTILGKVVGLFRDFH is encoded by the coding sequence GTGTCTAAGATTTCGAACCGCCAACAGTCGATTCTTGAATTTATTAAGAATGAGGTTCGGGACAAAGGATATCCGCCATCTGTTCGCGAAATCGGCGAAGCGGTTGGCCTGGCGTCAAGCTCCACCGTTCACGGCCATCTGGATCGGCTAGAGAAGAAAGGCCTGATCAGACGAGATCCAACGAAACCTCGGGCGATCGAAATTTTGGATCAAGACGGTGTTGACGGCATTATCCTCCCCGCTGTGGCTCAAGTGCCAATCGTCGGCAAAGTAACGGCAGGCGTGCCGATTACGGCGACTGAGAATATTGAAGAGTACTTCCCGTTATCCGCACATTTCGTAGGCGACGATGAAGTATTCATCCTGAATGTCATGGGCGACAGCATGATTGAAGCCGGCATACATAACGGCGACTATGTTATTGTCCGCCAGCAGCAGACCGCCAACAACGGCGATATCGTAGTAGCCATGACGGAAGATGACGAAGCGACGGTTAAGACCTTCTACAAAGAGAAGGATCATATCCGCCTCCAGCCTGAGAACTCTACAATGGAGCCGATCCGTTTGAACAATGTGACCATTCTTGGTAAAGTAGTTGGCTTGTTCCGTGACTTCCACTAA
- the glnA gene encoding type I glutamate--ammonia ligase: protein MSYTKEDIKRIAEEQNVRFIRLQFTDLLGTIKNVEIPVSQLDKALDNKMMFDGSSIEGYVRIEESDMYLYPDLDTWVVFPWVAQDRVARLICDIYMPDGTPFAGDPRGILKRALQEAEEMGFTAMNVGPEPEFFLFKTDERGEPTTELNDQGGYFDLAPMDMGENCRREIVLTLEEMGFEIEASHHEVAPGQHEIDFKYADAIKAADQIQTFKLVVKTIARQHGLHATFMPKPLFGVNGSGMHCHQSLFQGSTNVFYEEKDRLGLSQTARYYMAGILEHARAMAAITNPTINSYKRMVPGYEAPCYVAWSASNRSPMIRIPASRGLSTRIEVRNPDPAANPYLALAVMLKAGLDGIKNKTALPAPVDRNIYIMTEEERLESGVPSLPSDLKEALDEMLRSDVICDALGEHALAHFYELKEIEWDMYKTQVHQWERDQYLTLY, encoded by the coding sequence GTGAGCTACACAAAAGAGGATATTAAACGCATTGCGGAGGAACAGAACGTTCGATTTATCCGTCTTCAATTTACCGATTTGCTCGGTACGATCAAAAACGTAGAGATTCCGGTAAGCCAGCTTGATAAAGCATTGGATAATAAAATGATGTTTGACGGATCTTCCATTGAAGGTTACGTTCGTATCGAAGAATCTGACATGTACTTATACCCTGATTTGGATACTTGGGTAGTATTCCCATGGGTTGCGCAAGACCGCGTTGCCCGTCTGATCTGCGATATTTATATGCCTGACGGCACTCCGTTTGCAGGCGACCCGCGCGGTATTCTGAAGCGTGCGCTGCAAGAAGCGGAAGAAATGGGCTTTACGGCGATGAACGTTGGTCCGGAACCGGAATTCTTCCTGTTCAAGACGGATGAACGCGGCGAGCCTACAACCGAGCTGAATGACCAAGGCGGATACTTCGACCTTGCGCCAATGGACATGGGCGAGAACTGCCGCCGTGAAATCGTACTGACGCTGGAAGAGATGGGCTTCGAGATTGAAGCTTCCCACCATGAAGTTGCTCCAGGTCAGCACGAAATCGACTTTAAATACGCGGATGCGATCAAAGCCGCAGACCAAATTCAAACGTTTAAGCTTGTTGTTAAGACGATTGCTAGACAGCATGGCCTCCATGCTACCTTCATGCCGAAACCGCTATTTGGGGTAAACGGTTCGGGTATGCACTGTCACCAATCGCTCTTCCAAGGCAGCACTAACGTATTCTATGAAGAGAAGGATCGTTTGGGTCTTAGCCAAACCGCACGTTACTACATGGCGGGTATTCTCGAGCATGCTCGTGCGATGGCGGCTATTACGAACCCTACAATCAACTCGTACAAACGAATGGTTCCAGGTTATGAAGCACCTTGCTACGTAGCTTGGTCGGCGAGCAACCGTTCGCCAATGATCCGTATCCCGGCATCCCGTGGTCTTAGCACGCGTATCGAGGTTCGAAACCCGGATCCGGCAGCTAACCCTTATTTGGCTCTTGCCGTAATGCTGAAAGCCGGCCTTGACGGCATCAAGAACAAAACGGCGCTTCCGGCGCCTGTAGATCGCAACATCTACATCATGACGGAAGAAGAGCGTTTGGAATCCGGCGTGCCAAGCCTTCCTTCCGATCTGAAGGAAGCGCTCGACGAAATGCTACGCAGCGACGTTATCTGCGATGCACTGGGCGAACACGCTCTGGCTCACTTCTATGAGCTGAAAGAAATTGAATGGGACATGTACAAAACACAAGTTCATCAATGGGAACGCGATCAGTATCTGACGCTGTACTAG
- a CDS encoding MerR family transcriptional regulator: MGDDIRRNMALFPIGIVMKLTDLTARQIRYYEQHELIVPARTAGNQRLFSFNDVERLLEIKALIEKGVNIAGIKQVMNPVSKESDDATIVSEQSEVKRKELSDAQLHRLLKQQLLEKRPGQASLIQGQLSRFLNKR; encoded by the coding sequence ATGGGTGACGATATTCGTAGAAACATGGCCTTATTTCCGATCGGTATCGTAATGAAGCTGACGGATCTAACGGCGCGTCAAATTCGTTATTATGAGCAGCATGAATTGATTGTTCCCGCCAGAACGGCGGGCAACCAGCGACTGTTCTCTTTTAATGATGTGGAACGGTTATTGGAAATTAAGGCGTTGATCGAAAAAGGCGTTAATATCGCCGGCATTAAGCAAGTCATGAATCCGGTTTCAAAAGAATCGGACGATGCAACAATCGTAAGCGAGCAGTCCGAAGTGAAGCGCAAGGAGCTTTCCGACGCGCAGCTGCACCGCCTTCTCAAGCAGCAATTGCTGGAGAAACGTCCTGGCCAGGCTTCGCTTATTCAAGGTCAGTTGTCCCGTTTCTTGAACAAGCGTTAG
- a CDS encoding YdcF family protein, whose product MKSIVQTGSKSRKRRGLLLFRLFVGLCLLGVLCCGYLLWLINSYDDSKPIEQADAAIVLGASLWSDKPSPALKERLDFADKLYKDGKVNMFILSGGLDRNGSKLTEAQGMKAYLLAKGIPADKMLLDNAARSTYENLLNSKVIAAEHGLNKLLVVTHDYHAPRAMEMARYLDYENVTAAAFHSEVLSPFKNQSREVLAYAKWKADAVLLHFGYRSPDYP is encoded by the coding sequence ATGAAAAGTATTGTTCAGACGGGGAGCAAGTCACGCAAACGGCGCGGGCTGCTCCTGTTTCGTCTCTTTGTTGGATTGTGTCTGCTAGGGGTATTGTGCTGCGGTTATTTGTTATGGCTGATTAACAGCTACGATGATTCCAAACCGATCGAACAAGCTGATGCCGCTATTGTGCTTGGCGCTTCTCTGTGGTCGGACAAGCCAAGTCCGGCATTAAAAGAGCGTCTCGATTTTGCGGACAAGCTGTATAAAGACGGCAAGGTAAACATGTTTATCTTGAGTGGAGGCCTTGATCGCAATGGATCCAAGCTGACAGAAGCGCAAGGGATGAAAGCGTATCTGCTAGCTAAGGGAATTCCGGCAGATAAGATGCTCCTGGACAATGCGGCGCGGAGTACATACGAGAATCTGCTAAACAGTAAAGTCATTGCCGCAGAGCATGGCTTGAATAAGCTACTAGTGGTGACCCACGACTATCATGCGCCAAGGGCGATGGAGATGGCCCGTTATCTCGATTATGAGAACGTAACGGCGGCAGCTTTTCATTCCGAAGTGCTGAGTCCTTTCAAGAACCAGTCACGCGAAGTGCTGGCGTACGCCAAGTGGAAGGCGGATGCCGTCCTCCTGCATTTTGGTTACCGTTCTCCCGACTATCCGTAA
- a CDS encoding PspC domain-containing protein yields MRWLRVKKKLTRSLFDKSISGVCGGIAEYFNLSSLFVRLLFLLFIPCNLIVYIILANVIPASPPSLIRR; encoded by the coding sequence ATGAGGTGGTTAAGAGTGAAGAAGAAATTAACGAGATCCTTATTCGATAAATCCATATCCGGAGTTTGCGGTGGAATTGCCGAATACTTCAATCTTTCCTCCTTGTTTGTAAGACTGCTGTTCCTCCTCTTTATCCCCTGCAATCTTATCGTGTACATCATTCTTGCGAACGTTATTCCCGCCAGCCCGCCATCGTTGATTAGGAGATAG
- a CDS encoding AAA family ATPase, translating to MSGHVMSGSNNGARPSRQINVVLRSQEPVQMTASAPVVDNEPLPAVKPLPPGDHFADIQKELEPMVGMDNVKALIYEVYALLYITRMRSEAGLSGGSHVYHMIFKGNPGTGKTTIARIVAKLFQKMGVLSKGHLIEVERADLVGEYIGHTAQKTRDMVRKAIGGVLFVDEAYSLARGGEKDFGKEAIDTLVKAMEDHRNQFVLILAGYPAEIDHFLLTNPGLPSRFPIQIDFPDYSIDQLIQISELMAKERDYNLMPQSIFKLRQYLIQEKMSDIFSFSNARYVRNIIEKSIRYQAVRLLNQYSNSIPPKQELMAIKPEDFKWETK from the coding sequence ATGAGCGGACATGTCATGTCGGGATCGAATAACGGAGCGAGGCCGTCCCGTCAAATTAATGTGGTGTTGAGAAGCCAGGAACCGGTCCAAATGACGGCATCTGCGCCTGTGGTCGATAATGAACCTCTGCCGGCCGTCAAGCCGCTCCCGCCGGGAGACCATTTTGCCGATATCCAGAAAGAGCTTGAGCCGATGGTTGGCATGGACAATGTGAAAGCCCTTATTTATGAAGTCTATGCGCTTTTATATATAACCCGTATGCGTTCGGAGGCCGGCTTGTCCGGCGGTTCTCATGTCTACCATATGATCTTTAAAGGGAACCCTGGGACCGGCAAGACAACCATAGCCAGAATTGTGGCTAAACTGTTCCAGAAGATGGGGGTGCTCTCGAAGGGGCATCTTATCGAAGTGGAGCGGGCTGATCTGGTTGGCGAATATATCGGACATACGGCTCAGAAAACACGGGATATGGTACGGAAAGCGATTGGCGGCGTTCTGTTCGTGGACGAAGCGTACAGCCTTGCTCGGGGCGGAGAGAAGGATTTCGGCAAAGAAGCTATTGATACGCTCGTGAAAGCGATGGAGGATCACCGCAATCAGTTTGTGCTGATCTTGGCGGGATATCCGGCGGAGATTGATCATTTTCTGCTTACGAATCCCGGTCTTCCCTCACGCTTTCCGATCCAAATCGATTTTCCCGACTATTCGATTGACCAATTGATCCAAATTTCAGAGCTGATGGCGAAGGAACGCGACTATAATCTAATGCCGCAGTCCATATTTAAGTTAAGACAGTATTTGATTCAAGAGAAGATGAGCGACATTTTCTCTTTCAGCAACGCCAGATACGTGCGGAATATTATTGAGAAATCAATCCGTTATCAGGCTGTCAGGCTGCTGAATCAATATTCAAACAGTATTCCCCCCAAGCAGGAGCTGATGGCGATTAAGCCGGAGGACTTCAAATGGGAAACGAAATAA
- a CDS encoding aminotransferase class I/II-fold pyridoxal phosphate-dependent enzyme, with amino-acid sequence MSYKMQEDNESIWNELEKLADGAEELAAGQLRSIDRIAEKNQWKVIRAFQRHQVSDFHFTGSTGYGYNDRGREVLDLVYADVFGAEAALVRPHFVSGTHTIGCALFGVLRPWDELLYITGKPYDTLHKVIGKPGDGTGSLQDWGVRYNEVALHEDGSLDWAAIEASINERTKVIGIQRSRGYSWRASFTVAEIGDMVQRVKQIKPDVLVFVDNCYGEFTELLEPTQVGVDLMAGSLIKNPGGGLASTGGYIVGTAAAVEQAAFRLTAPGIGGEVGAMLDTLRGIYQGLFLAPHLVGQAVKGSVFASAMFEQLGFETKPHWSEPRTDLIQAVRFGGAEQLIAFVQGIQKAAAVDSHVVPEPWDMPGYEHPVIMAAGTFIQGGSLELSADAPIREPYIAYMQGGLTFAHAKFGVLTALRRLIDNGLITIKRN; translated from the coding sequence ATGAGTTACAAAATGCAAGAAGACAATGAATCCATATGGAACGAACTTGAAAAATTAGCGGACGGAGCGGAGGAGCTGGCAGCAGGCCAGCTTCGTTCCATTGACCGTATTGCCGAAAAAAATCAGTGGAAGGTGATCCGTGCGTTTCAGCGGCATCAGGTCAGCGATTTTCATTTTACCGGCTCAACGGGGTATGGCTACAATGACCGGGGCCGCGAAGTGCTTGATCTGGTCTACGCGGATGTATTTGGAGCAGAAGCGGCGCTTGTGCGTCCGCATTTCGTATCTGGTACGCACACCATCGGGTGCGCGTTATTTGGCGTGCTCCGGCCGTGGGATGAATTGCTGTACATTACAGGCAAGCCGTATGATACGCTGCACAAGGTAATTGGCAAGCCCGGAGACGGGACAGGCTCCCTGCAGGATTGGGGCGTTCGTTATAACGAAGTAGCTCTGCACGAAGACGGAAGTCTCGATTGGGCCGCTATTGAAGCAAGCATTAACGAACGGACGAAGGTTATCGGCATTCAGCGTTCGAGAGGCTACAGCTGGAGAGCTTCATTTACAGTTGCCGAGATCGGTGATATGGTTCAGCGCGTGAAACAGATCAAGCCGGATGTGCTTGTATTCGTTGATAACTGCTACGGGGAATTTACCGAGCTTCTTGAACCAACCCAGGTTGGCGTTGATCTCATGGCGGGCTCGCTTATCAAAAATCCGGGAGGCGGTCTTGCTTCGACCGGGGGATATATCGTTGGTACTGCCGCTGCCGTGGAGCAAGCCGCTTTCCGACTTACTGCACCTGGCATCGGAGGCGAAGTTGGCGCGATGTTGGACACGCTGCGAGGTATTTATCAAGGCTTGTTCCTGGCACCGCATCTGGTTGGACAAGCTGTTAAGGGAAGCGTCTTTGCATCAGCAATGTTTGAACAGCTTGGCTTTGAGACGAAACCTCATTGGTCCGAGCCTCGTACAGATCTCATACAGGCTGTCCGTTTTGGCGGTGCGGAGCAGTTGATTGCTTTTGTACAGGGCATTCAGAAGGCTGCGGCGGTAGATTCGCATGTTGTGCCTGAGCCATGGGACATGCCGGGTTATGAGCATCCGGTTATTATGGCAGCTGGGACATTTATTCAGGGCGGAAGTCTTGAATTGTCTGCGGATGCACCTATCCGTGAGCCTTATATCGCTTATATGCAAGGCGGTTTGACGTTTGCCCATGCGAAGTTTGGTGTTCTTACAGCGTTACGTCGACTCATAGACAACGGGCTTATCACAATTAAACGTAATTAA
- a CDS encoding 1,2-dihydroxy-3-keto-5-methylthiopentene dioxygenase — translation MAEIRIRNTNERISGEQNVREFLENQEVLYEHWDATKLPAHLQEKFVLSDEEKAEVLSTFNADITDLAARRGYKTWDIITLSDATPNLDELLKKFESVHTHTEDEVRAITAGKGIFVIKGTEEVGYFDVELEAGDVISVPERIPHFFTLMDNRQIVAVRLFIETEGWIAHPFEDPAFVK, via the coding sequence ATGGCTGAAATCCGCATTCGCAATACTAATGAACGTATTTCTGGAGAACAGAACGTTCGTGAATTTTTAGAAAATCAAGAAGTTCTTTATGAACATTGGGATGCTACTAAACTTCCTGCACATCTTCAAGAGAAATTTGTTCTCTCCGATGAAGAGAAAGCAGAGGTTCTGTCCACCTTCAATGCCGATATTACGGATCTTGCCGCTCGCCGCGGTTACAAAACTTGGGACATCATTACATTATCCGATGCAACTCCAAACCTTGATGAACTGCTGAAGAAATTCGAATCCGTTCATACACATACAGAAGATGAAGTTCGCGCGATTACAGCCGGCAAAGGCATCTTCGTTATCAAAGGTACCGAAGAAGTTGGTTACTTCGATGTTGAACTCGAAGCTGGCGACGTTATCTCCGTTCCGGAGAGAATCCCTCACTTCTTCACTTTGATGGATAACCGCCAAATCGTAGCCGTGCGTCTGTTCATCGAAACAGAAGGCTGGATTGCTCATCCGTTCGAAGACCCTGCTTTCGTTAAATAA